Proteins co-encoded in one Vibrio sp. SNU_ST1 genomic window:
- a CDS encoding DUF4136 domain-containing protein, with product MIKRFICATKGVNKVALLALIAIGLTACTTNETTPTHNYGVVTSGDFDFMRHGVVTYSWHPESEQVYLSEKYDKTVVTDLVREAIKEQLSLKGYQLKSGTGDVVVGFGLAEESELNDESIFDAIQLSTGVPFYSDDGKVSEKGSLYIAFFVPNSEVIQWQALAQSSIQPDLEPSESKPRVMGFVEMLFRRVPER from the coding sequence ATGATAAAACGATTCATATGTGCAACAAAGGGCGTAAATAAAGTCGCGTTGTTGGCTTTGATAGCGATTGGACTGACAGCGTGTACAACCAATGAAACGACTCCAACACACAATTATGGCGTGGTGACCAGTGGTGACTTTGATTTCATGAGACATGGAGTCGTCACGTACTCATGGCATCCTGAATCAGAGCAAGTGTACCTTTCTGAAAAATATGACAAGACGGTCGTCACTGATCTTGTACGTGAAGCGATTAAAGAACAACTTTCATTGAAAGGTTATCAGTTGAAATCCGGGACTGGTGATGTCGTAGTGGGTTTTGGGTTAGCTGAAGAATCTGAACTGAACGATGAATCGATCTTTGATGCGATTCAGCTATCTACAGGTGTGCCATTTTATAGTGATGATGGAAAGGTAAGCGAGAAAGGATCTTTGTATATTGCTTTTTTTGTTCCTAATTCGGAAGTTATACAGTGGCAAGCACTGGCGCAGTCGAGTATCCAACCTGATTTAGAGCCGAGCGAAAGCAAACCGCGGGTTATGGGCTTTGTTGAGATGTTATTTAGACGTGTGCCTGAGAGGTAA
- a CDS encoding D-alanyl-D-alanine carboxypeptidase family protein, whose translation MKLFSKYSLPLLSMFIVSNAAMVTNNAVAAPSIVPSPPSLGAKGYVLIDFNSGDVLVEKNAHTKLNPASLTKLMTSYVAGQEMKRGNISADDQVRISENAWAKNFPDSSKMFIEVNTDVAMMDLYRGLIIQSGNDASVAIAEHVAGSQDAFVDLMNSWAASLKLENTHFANAHGLDADDLYSTPYDIALLGRAIIRDLPDVYGLYSERSFSYNKITQHNRNGLLRDRSLTVDGMKTGYTSGAGYSLASSATQGEMRLIAVVMGASSVKSRESDSKQLLSYGFRFFDTLNPHQGGDQVAEEKVWFGDQDTLKLGVAEDTFITLPKSDSKKLTASIELISELKAPISEGQTLGVVHYTVDGEDVQTQPLIALEAVEQAGLFKRLMDYVKLFFASLF comes from the coding sequence ATGAAACTGTTCTCAAAATACTCTCTCCCTCTATTAAGTATGTTCATTGTAAGTAACGCAGCGATGGTAACTAATAATGCTGTCGCGGCACCTTCTATAGTACCAAGTCCACCTAGCCTAGGCGCAAAAGGCTATGTGTTAATTGATTTTAACTCTGGTGATGTGCTGGTAGAAAAAAACGCACACACTAAGTTAAACCCAGCGAGTTTAACCAAGCTTATGACCAGTTATGTGGCTGGACAAGAGATGAAACGAGGTAACATCTCTGCTGATGATCAGGTGCGAATCAGCGAAAACGCATGGGCGAAAAACTTCCCTGATTCTTCAAAAATGTTCATCGAAGTGAACACTGATGTCGCGATGATGGATCTTTACCGCGGTTTGATTATTCAATCTGGGAACGATGCGAGTGTTGCGATTGCAGAACATGTTGCAGGTTCACAAGATGCATTTGTTGACTTGATGAACTCTTGGGCGGCTTCGCTAAAACTGGAAAATACCCATTTTGCGAATGCACATGGTTTAGATGCGGACGATCTCTATTCAACTCCTTATGATATCGCTCTATTAGGCCGTGCAATTATTCGCGATTTACCGGATGTGTATGGTTTATACAGCGAACGCTCGTTTAGCTACAACAAGATTACACAACACAACCGCAATGGCTTATTACGTGATAGGAGCTTGACGGTCGATGGAATGAAAACAGGTTACACCTCTGGTGCAGGCTACAGTTTAGCGAGTTCGGCGACACAAGGTGAGATGAGACTTATTGCGGTTGTGATGGGCGCATCAAGCGTTAAGAGCCGTGAGTCAGACAGCAAACAATTGTTGAGCTATGGTTTTCGTTTCTTTGATACGCTAAATCCTCATCAAGGCGGTGACCAAGTCGCTGAAGAGAAGGTGTGGTTTGGTGACCAAGATACGTTGAAGCTAGGCGTTGCAGAAGATACGTTTATTACGCTGCCTAAGTCAGACAGTAAAAAGTTAACGGCATCTATTGAACTAATCTCTGAACTGAAAGCCCCAATTTCAGAAGGCCAAACCTTAGGGGTTGTTCATTACACCGTTGATGGTGAAGATGTTCAAACTCAACCTTTGATCGCGTTGGAAGCGGTAGAGCAAGCCGGCTTGTTCAAACGCTTAATGGACTACGTAAAGCTATTTTTCGCTAGTCTGTTCTAA
- a CDS encoding YkgJ family cysteine cluster protein translates to MTIEIKNVTESEVTCANCQACCCRLEVMIITDTGVPEEHIAYDEWGGETMLRLDDGWCSAVDRETLMCTIYENRPWICREFEMASFECVDQRKDVMG, encoded by the coding sequence ATGACCATAGAGATAAAGAACGTCACCGAATCGGAAGTAACTTGTGCCAATTGCCAGGCGTGCTGTTGTCGTTTAGAAGTTATGATCATCACAGATACGGGCGTACCGGAAGAGCATATTGCTTATGACGAATGGGGTGGGGAAACGATGTTGCGACTAGACGACGGTTGGTGTTCTGCTGTAGATAGAGAAACTCTGATGTGCACTATTTACGAAAACCGGCCTTGGATCTGTCGTGAATTCGAAATGGCCTCTTTTGAATGTGTTGATCAGCGCAAAGATGTAATGGGTTAG
- a CDS encoding pseudouridine synthase gives MSANLAQYTPLHLTNNNTNVDLPLSTRFTFPYYYTPHPTCEFAMQQLQQSLLDCSVNETSQGNLYAVLLVQDPTTQELGYLSAFSGLQLDPSLASQLNNINFVPSAFDSEQFQSHNSATLARQSQLADDIEKLQQSHNLDALLAEFEELKIESAQSIEAFQLAMAANKSQRNELREQANQEKALGNLESAANLLKQLGNQSSQEKRDLKALRIEWKQKIAERQSQVDAIESELTSRKQEYQAISAELEAQRLSHYRFINQTLESKNLLELLDGKGALEGSGECCLPKLLNFAFEHGFKPLALSEFWWGLPPTAVIRQHANLYPVCQSKSFEILDHQLNGIELEDNPLIVNPAVGKSFDIVYEDDEIVVVNKPEEFLSVPGKFIEDSVYTRIKARYPDATGPLIIHRLDMSTSGLLILALTAESNKHIQKQFIDRTVEKRYTALLDGEITGESGDISLPLRGDITDRPRQLVCHEHGRNAKTHWEAVYTNNGKTKVHLYPKTGRTHQLRVHCAHPLGLGVPIRGDDLYGYKRERLHLHAGYLKLIHPTTGEWMEFEVPSEF, from the coding sequence ATGTCAGCAAACCTTGCTCAATACACGCCACTGCACCTAACAAACAACAATACGAATGTAGACTTACCGCTATCGACTCGTTTTACGTTTCCGTACTACTACACACCACATCCAACGTGTGAGTTTGCCATGCAGCAACTTCAGCAGTCATTACTCGACTGCAGTGTGAATGAAACATCGCAAGGCAACCTCTATGCCGTGCTTCTTGTTCAGGATCCAACAACTCAGGAGCTAGGCTACCTTTCTGCGTTTTCAGGTTTGCAGTTAGATCCGTCTTTGGCCTCTCAGTTAAACAACATTAACTTTGTTCCATCAGCCTTCGATTCAGAACAGTTTCAATCTCACAACAGTGCAACCCTCGCTCGCCAATCGCAACTAGCGGATGACATTGAAAAACTACAACAGTCGCACAACCTAGACGCATTATTGGCTGAATTTGAAGAGTTAAAAATCGAATCAGCACAATCTATCGAAGCCTTTCAATTAGCCATGGCAGCAAACAAATCTCAGCGTAACGAACTCAGAGAACAAGCCAATCAAGAAAAGGCATTGGGGAATCTAGAGTCAGCAGCGAATTTGCTCAAACAACTGGGCAATCAAAGCAGCCAAGAGAAACGCGACTTAAAAGCACTTAGAATCGAGTGGAAACAAAAGATCGCAGAACGCCAGTCGCAAGTTGATGCTATCGAAAGCGAACTCACGAGCCGCAAGCAAGAGTACCAAGCGATCTCAGCCGAATTAGAAGCGCAACGTTTGTCTCATTATCGGTTTATCAACCAAACACTCGAATCAAAGAACCTGCTTGAATTGTTAGATGGCAAAGGCGCTCTTGAAGGCTCTGGCGAGTGTTGTCTACCTAAGCTACTTAATTTTGCTTTTGAACACGGATTTAAACCATTAGCTTTGTCTGAGTTTTGGTGGGGATTGCCTCCAACGGCTGTCATTCGCCAGCACGCAAACCTGTACCCGGTTTGCCAAAGTAAAAGCTTCGAGATCCTCGACCACCAGCTAAACGGCATCGAATTAGAAGATAACCCACTTATCGTGAATCCTGCGGTTGGTAAGTCGTTTGATATTGTCTATGAAGATGACGAGATCGTGGTGGTGAATAAACCCGAGGAGTTCTTGTCAGTTCCTGGTAAGTTTATCGAAGACTCTGTTTATACCCGTATTAAAGCGCGTTATCCCGATGCAACAGGCCCTTTGATTATCCATAGGTTAGATATGTCGACGTCAGGCTTATTGATCTTGGCGCTCACGGCGGAGTCCAATAAACACATTCAGAAGCAATTCATCGATAGGACCGTAGAGAAGCGTTACACCGCTCTGCTTGATGGTGAAATAACGGGCGAATCTGGCGATATCAGCCTGCCCTTGCGTGGTGACATCACAGACAGACCAAGACAACTGGTTTGCCATGAACATGGACGTAATGCAAAAACTCACTGGGAAGCGGTCTACACCAACAATGGCAAAACCAAGGTTCACTTGTACCCTAAGACAGGCCGCACCCATCAGCTACGCGTACATTGCGCTCATCCATTAGGCCTTGGTGTACCGATTCGTGGTGACGACTTATACGGATACAAACGCGAGCGCTTACACCTGCACGCTGGCTACCTAAAACTGATTCACCCAACAACCGGTGAATGGATGGAATTTGAAGTGCCTTCTGAGTTTTAA
- a CDS encoding glutathione S-transferase family protein — MITLHHLNKSRSKRIIWLLEELGVDYQIKPYQRDSVTFLAPPELKSVHPLGKSPVIEDDGVVISESGAITEYLIDKYGQGKFAPVRGTADYVEYSQWLHFAESSGILPMLLKIFVMKDGCETNFLGGYADDENQKILTYVNNALEGKTYLVADTLTGADFMMSFIVEIVGNFGATALYPNIAKYGELLTSHPAYQKAEQVELEHSN; from the coding sequence ATGATTACTTTGCATCACCTAAACAAATCTCGCTCAAAACGCATCATCTGGCTACTCGAAGAGCTTGGAGTAGATTACCAAATCAAACCGTACCAACGAGACAGTGTAACGTTTCTAGCACCACCAGAATTGAAATCCGTTCACCCTCTTGGTAAATCTCCGGTTATTGAAGACGATGGTGTTGTTATCAGCGAATCTGGTGCTATCACCGAGTACCTAATCGACAAATACGGTCAAGGTAAATTCGCACCAGTGCGCGGCACAGCTGACTACGTGGAATACTCACAATGGCTTCACTTCGCTGAGAGTTCAGGTATTTTGCCAATGTTGCTTAAGATCTTTGTGATGAAAGACGGCTGTGAAACTAACTTTCTAGGCGGTTATGCTGACGATGAAAACCAAAAGATCTTAACTTACGTGAATAATGCACTTGAAGGTAAGACCTACTTGGTCGCAGACACACTAACAGGCGCAGATTTTATGATGTCGTTCATCGTAGAAATCGTTGGTAATTTTGGAGCAACTGCGCTCTACCCGAACATCGCTAAATACGGTGAGCTTTTAACGAGCCACCCTGCTTACCAAAAAGCAGAGCAAGTAGAGCTAGAACACTCGAACTGA
- a CDS encoding NADP-dependent oxidoreductase, which yields MTQQDNRRIVLASRPVGAPTQDNFRLETVAAPTIKDGEMLLRSVYLSLDPYMRGRMSDAKSYADPVSIDEVMVGATVCQVEESNNSDFEVGEWVLAYTGWQDLGVSNGEGLIKLGKEPTHPSYALGIMGMPGFTAYMGLLDIGQPKEGDTLVVAAATGAVGATVGQIGKLKGCRVIGVAGGQEKCQYAKEVLGFDECIDHKADDFAEQLAKACSNGIDVYFENVGGKVFNAVMPLLNTGARIPVCGLISQYNATSLPEGPDRMSSLVGTLLVKRIKMQGFIIFDDYAHRYNEFTVQMTEWLSQGKMHYREHLIEGLDEAPQAFMGLLEGQNFGKLVIKTNEAK from the coding sequence ATGACTCAACAAGACAATCGCCGCATCGTATTGGCTTCTCGCCCAGTTGGCGCACCGACTCAAGACAACTTCCGTTTAGAGACAGTAGCCGCACCAACAATTAAAGACGGCGAGATGTTACTTCGCTCAGTCTACCTTTCTCTAGACCCTTACATGCGTGGCCGAATGAGCGATGCAAAATCTTACGCTGATCCAGTTTCAATTGACGAAGTGATGGTCGGTGCAACCGTTTGTCAGGTTGAAGAGTCAAACAACAGCGATTTTGAAGTTGGCGAATGGGTATTGGCTTACACAGGTTGGCAGGATCTTGGTGTGTCTAATGGTGAAGGCCTAATCAAACTAGGTAAAGAGCCAACACACCCTTCTTACGCACTGGGCATCATGGGGATGCCAGGCTTTACTGCGTACATGGGCTTACTTGATATCGGCCAACCTAAAGAAGGCGACACTCTAGTCGTTGCGGCTGCAACAGGTGCAGTAGGCGCAACCGTTGGCCAAATCGGTAAGCTAAAAGGCTGTCGTGTAATTGGCGTTGCGGGCGGTCAAGAGAAGTGTCAGTACGCGAAAGAGGTTCTGGGCTTTGATGAATGTATCGACCACAAAGCCGACGACTTCGCGGAGCAACTGGCTAAAGCATGTAGTAACGGCATCGACGTTTATTTTGAAAACGTTGGCGGCAAGGTGTTCAATGCGGTAATGCCATTGCTTAACACTGGTGCTCGCATTCCTGTTTGTGGCCTTATTTCACAATACAACGCGACATCACTTCCTGAAGGCCCAGATCGCATGTCTAGCCTCGTTGGTACCCTATTGGTCAAGCGTATTAAGATGCAAGGTTTCATTATCTTTGATGACTACGCACACCGTTACAATGAGTTTACTGTTCAAATGACAGAATGGTTGTCTCAAGGCAAGATGCATTACCGTGAGCACCTAATTGAAGGTCTAGACGAAGCGCCACAAGCATTCATGGGTCTATTAGAAGGTCAGAACTTCGGTAAGCTTGTTATCAAAACAAACGAAGCTAAATAA
- a CDS encoding TetR/AcrR family transcriptional regulator produces MNDKMNDTRLHVLDVGYQLIVNNGFTGVGLSQLLKEADVPKGSFYHYFKSKEQFGEALIQHYFETYISRVETILVHGEGNHYQRIISYFTRWSQIENGTCNAHKCLVVKLSAEVSDLSDPMRQALLKGAEKVTSTIQHCVAGGIEDGSIKVEDSKETAQNLYSMWLGASLLSKLSQSSRSLESALNLTQQILKGKN; encoded by the coding sequence ATGAACGATAAAATGAACGACACACGCCTGCATGTTTTAGATGTAGGCTATCAACTAATAGTGAACAACGGCTTTACGGGCGTTGGCTTGTCGCAATTGCTTAAAGAAGCAGATGTTCCAAAAGGATCGTTTTACCACTACTTTAAATCTAAAGAGCAATTTGGCGAGGCTCTGATCCAGCACTATTTTGAGACCTACATCAGCAGAGTTGAAACTATTTTGGTTCATGGTGAAGGCAACCATTACCAGAGAATTATCAGTTATTTCACTCGATGGTCACAGATTGAAAACGGTACCTGTAACGCTCATAAATGCTTAGTAGTTAAGCTCAGCGCCGAAGTGTCTGATCTTTCTGATCCTATGCGCCAAGCTTTACTAAAAGGGGCTGAAAAAGTGACCTCTACGATACAACACTGTGTTGCTGGTGGTATTGAAGATGGCTCCATTAAGGTTGAAGACAGCAAAGAAACCGCTCAAAATCTATATTCTATGTGGTTGGGCGCAAGCTTATTGAGCAAACTAAGCCAGAGCTCACGCAGCTTAGAATCAGCTTTAAACCTAACCCAACAGATTTTAAAAGGTAAAAACTAA
- a CDS encoding FKBP-type peptidyl-prolyl cis-trans isomerase yields the protein MSKFIIPVIVFILAGFMIYRTWMNHKSGEENIEQGQQFLIENGAKDGVVTTESGLQYLVLEEGTGTEHPTKNSKVTVHYHGTLLDGTVFDSSVERGEPISFALKQVIKGWQEGLTYMVEGQKVRLFIPSQLAYGKGGSGPIPPSATLIFDVELISIK from the coding sequence ATGTCTAAATTTATCATCCCGGTCATTGTCTTTATTTTGGCTGGCTTCATGATCTACCGCACTTGGATGAACCATAAATCTGGCGAAGAAAATATCGAGCAAGGCCAACAATTCCTTATCGAAAACGGCGCTAAAGATGGGGTTGTAACGACTGAAAGCGGCCTTCAATACCTTGTACTTGAAGAAGGTACAGGTACAGAGCACCCAACGAAGAACAGTAAAGTGACGGTTCACTACCACGGTACTTTGCTTGATGGCACAGTGTTCGATAGCTCTGTTGAGCGTGGTGAGCCAATCTCATTTGCTCTTAAACAAGTGATCAAAGGCTGGCAAGAAGGTTTGACTTACATGGTCGAAGGCCAAAAAGTTCGCCTGTTTATCCCAAGCCAATTGGCTTACGGTAAAGGTGGTTCAGGCCCTATCCCACCATCAGCAACTTTGATTTTTGATGTTGAGTTAATCTCTATCAAATAA
- a CDS encoding thioredoxin domain-containing protein, with protein sequence MFKPFTKFITALAAVLIIAGCSETDEPQKGVQYEALPTALTEFNLTPITEIFSLNCGHCRQMESAIPEIESLTNQTIGKMHVTFNESAQISAMIYYTAVMQLEATPDHAFMDDLFGAVQMGADATPEQRQQALETAFTSRGLVSPYQLNKEQQVALFDYVKKAEEISVKGQINSVPTFIINGKYQVLTAGHQDVQGIAKTINYLLTHP encoded by the coding sequence ATGTTTAAACCATTTACTAAATTCATCACAGCACTTGCTGCCGTACTGATTATCGCGGGTTGTAGTGAAACAGACGAGCCACAGAAAGGCGTTCAATACGAAGCGCTGCCTACTGCTCTAACTGAATTTAACCTGACTCCGATCACTGAAATCTTCTCTCTAAATTGTGGTCACTGCCGTCAAATGGAAAGTGCAATTCCAGAGATCGAATCTCTAACGAACCAAACTATTGGCAAGATGCACGTTACGTTCAATGAAAGTGCTCAAATCAGCGCAATGATCTACTACACAGCAGTGATGCAACTTGAGGCGACACCTGACCACGCATTCATGGACGACCTATTTGGTGCGGTTCAAATGGGTGCAGATGCAACTCCTGAACAACGTCAACAAGCTCTAGAGACTGCGTTCACTTCTCGCGGTCTGGTTAGCCCATACCAACTGAACAAAGAACAACAAGTTGCTCTATTTGACTACGTTAAGAAAGCAGAAGAGATCTCCGTAAAAGGTCAAATCAACTCAGTACCAACATTTATCATCAACGGTAAATACCAAGTACTGACAGCAGGTCACCAAGATGTTCAAGGTATCGCAAAAACGATCAACTACCTTTTGACTCATCCGTAA